CTGCAGTGTCAGCGGCTGCAGTGAAGGCAAAGCTTCTAGCAGAACAGGAAGAAGATCAAATCCGACAACTTGCGGCAATGTTGGTGGAGAAGCAGGTCATCCCAAATGCCAAATTGCCTACCTATTGTTTATTTGCTATTAATTATAGTTTAACTTTTTGAAGGTTTCTGTTTAACTGCAGTTGCATAAGTTGGACGCCAAATTAGGATTCTTTAACGAGATGGAACATGTTGTAATGAGGGTAACAGAGCAATTGGACAGGTCAAGACAGAAGCTCTACCATGAGCGGGCACAGATAATTGCAGCTCGCCTTGGCGTACCAGGTTCGTCTAGAGGCATGCCATCAATTCCTGCCAATAGAATGGCCATGAATATTGCAAACTCAGTTCCAAGGCCCACGCTAGGCATGACTTCCCAAAGGCCACCTATGTCAAGACCGATGGGGGCAGCGGCCCCGACTCCGTCGAACCAATTTTCAGCCACAACATTGGCAGGAAGTTCAATATGGCCTCCCAGAAAGGACAAACTTTCATCAGTTGGGTCCAAGTAAACACCTGAGAACTTGTGAATAGATATTAATTATTCTTCTGCAGCCGTCATCAATTATCTTTTGTACCAAGAGCGAGCTAGAGATGGGCGGATTGGTGGTTGCTCTTCTGCTACACTGAAACAGCCTCTCCCTATGCTGCCGATAATCCCATTTACAAAACAGACGAGGGCCTTTCAGGGTAATTTTCAGCAATCCACTTTATTCTGTTGGATATTTCAACTCCAACCATGTAAACCTTACGAGGTGACAAGctaagcaaagaaaaaaaaaaggagttcaCCCCTAAAATTTTATTCAGGTAAACTGCCAAATTTGAAATTCCACCAGTGAGCCTTGTGTAATCGAGTTTCTAACAATTTGGTGAATGCGTTGCAATGCAAAGCTTGTTTAATATCTTATGGCTAGACAGCGTTTCAAGTTAATTTCTGCTTGAAATTTTGCTGCTCATATTACTTGTTGGAGCAATTGGAAATTGCATTTCTTCTTGACAACTACGGGCTTTCAATCGCAACACAATACATGTTTGGATTTGATCCAACGGGATCCTCGGCCACTTAGTttcagccgttggatcaaatccAAACATGTATATGCACCCTAGTTCCGCTACTAGTTTGCCCGTAAGTAACTTGTAGTAGGGGATACCATAGTTACATGGCTTTGGGACAGTCTCCGTGTTCAATACTCGAAATGACTTGTCGAACCAGAGACGTGTTATCAATCCgtaaacaaaattacaaataatgaAAACCGCATTATTTTCCTGAAAACACAAGTAATACCGTATCCGTACTAACAATAACTGGATATCAATGGGATGAAATCAAATGTAACCTGGTCGGATCAAACACAACTTGGAATGAAAGGCGCCATGCAACCTAGCTGAAAAAGCATTGATGGGGAGCAATTTGTTTCCCGCAGACTAATGTACAGTGTCACCGCATACATACTGATAAATATACTTCCAAAGATGACTTATTTTTTACTGGCAAAGAATTCGGGTACAATATTTAGCATTCGCATCCGGTTGACCTTGGCTGATTGCTGCTTCCAACATCAATGGTATCCGGCAAGTATCTACATGAagcaaaaatacaaaatagaaCAATATCAACAGATGAGCAATGGAAAAATTATCTCTCTCAAACGGCCGAATTTATGTAactcttataaaaaaaataaaagtaaaaatcaGTATAGCTATCGTCACACTTGCTAATACCAATATTtagcaaatgaagtaaaatgTATGATATACACTAACCATAAGTTTCCTAGAATAAAGCACACGCACAACCATAAGATGAAACTAAAGGACATCATGCAACACCAATTTTGATTATTTGAGACGTGTTATATGTCTGTGGCACAGCTGTTATATTTTGAGAATGTTGAACAAAGTTCTAACAAAAACTACTAAATCGAACAGGTGATCTGTAATGTTGCCTCAAAGTTTAATTCCAAATGAAAATAATTGCCTTGTATAAGATGATTCAACTTGTGATGCAAGCAAATGAAATGAATTATCAAAATACAAGGGAGCATGTGCAGGTGCATTAGTGTAGGGTTCCAGGTTCAACTTACATTTCTTCCTCTTCCCCACTCTTCAGAGCATCCTTTGCTATGCACTGGAAAGCTTCTTCCACATTAATGCCTTCCTTTGCAGAGGTTTCATAGTATGGAATATTTCCCTTTGATGCACACCAAGCTCGAGCCTTTTTCTCTGAAACCTGgagataaacaaaaaaatgacaTGTAGACTTGAAGCACATGGGATAGCAAATCATGTGTTCATGAAAGGGTGAGAACTACGTGTGTGCATGTAAGAAAAAGAGaagatgatttttcttttccaaatagAGATGCATACCACTCGACTATTTCCACCATCTACATCAATCTTGTTTCCAATAACGACAAATGGGAAGTTTTCTGGATCTGAAGGACTTGCCTGTAGAAGATTTTGTCATACTAAGTTCAACTGctcctttttattaataaatgGAAATGGAAGTTATTGATGGCATTAACAGAGAGTTTGAAAGAAATGCAATtcttgaggaagaaagagagggaaaagtCCAAAGACACCTGAATGAGAAATTCTTCCCTCCAGTTGTTAAGGTTATCAAATGACTTCATTGAATTCACATCATACACAAGAACACAGCAATCAGCACCACGGTAAAAAGCTACACCAAGGCTTTGGAATCGTTCTTGGCCAGCTGTATCCCAGATCTGACAAAACAATCGAATAAGATCTGACTGTTCGGACACAATTAGCCGCTGAAAAATGTATGAGGTTTAAGCCTTAGGCCTTAACAAGCACTCCCGGGTTAAAATCATGATTAGATTGTTTTTCATGAACTCTACTTGGTGTTGATTTTAATTCCCCTTAGTTGATCTTGTTTACCGATAGTCTCCGGTGTTAACTATAGTAAACATgccacacacaaacacaaagaATTTAGCAAGGTACAGCAAACTTTGCCTACTCCTTGTTTGATCTCTCTCGAGAAATCACCTGtattattaagaataacaaCCTGGTTACAAGAACTTATTGAAAACCCTTAGGCTAAACTCCAAAACCTAGCTTTAGATCTCTCTATCACTCTTGGCTCTCTAATCTTGTATTCTCTCTGCTTATCATGTGAATAAACAGCCCCCAACAAGCCTATTTATATTACATAGATTCATAGATCGATGGTTACATGCCTAACAAGTGTAGAATTCCTAAATCCTTTCAGAATAGGGAATACTAACttatttcctaatcctaaactgaTTGGGATCACAAAGAAAAACCGGTTTCCCAATTCTTATGGGAAATAACCTGTGCACATTCCTCTTCTCTTTTTCCAACACCAATTTTCAACCTACCTAATTGGCCTCGGAATTTTGACGAGCCAAATCACAACACTTGGTTATGCtaaaaacaaacatatttaCCTAGATTACAATCTTCACCCAATAGCCATACAAGACAACTTGTTTCACAATGATTAATTAAGATAACAAGCAATTAACAGTCCATTCATCTCTGATACTTTGATTTCCATAAATGAACAGCTTGAAACCCTTTCATATTGCTAAAATCAATAACTAGAGGAAGAGAGCAAGcggaagggagggagggaggggaaGAGGGAGCGAGGTACCAATTTACAATTAGCCTGTCTATACAGAAACTTAATTTGGTTGATAGATAAAAACCAAACCAGACGCCTAAACACATAAAAACTTGAAGGAAAAGGAATAATTGAACAACGTATGGCAGTCAACAATTATCAGGAAGGCTACACAGTTTAAAATGTGTGAAAATCTTAACAACTGTAACGGTTAGAGGGGAGAGAATGAAGGCATAGTGAAAGTTCAGGTtgctatattaaaaaaaaggggTGAAAGTTCAGCTTCCTCAATAGTGAATGCAGATTAATCATTAATGCGATTTCTAGTCTTTATGGACAGAAACAAAGAAGTTTTTGTGAATCCTTCTCTAGAGTGACAGTAGAGAAAGTAGTAACAAATATAGGGGCAATAATGCTAGCCCCCGCACACGCAAAAATTAACAAGTTATATTTTCAATTGACTTCCAAAAAGGCATCAGCTGAGAATCTATAAAGGCCACTATTTGTCCAATCAGTACCAATCCAATAAAAAGGCATTCGAACTAGAAAAACCTGTAAGGTGAAGAGCCTGTCTTCAAACTGCACTTCTTTTGTCAAAAAATCAGCTCCAATTGTCGCCTTGTACTGATTGCTAAACTTCTTGTTTACATATCTATGCGAATCTTGTTAAAGGGCAAACCCAAAATCCACTAAATCAAAATTACTTCAACTAAACAACCAAAGGATTACATACAAAATTAAATGACCCAAGTACTCAAATTCAACATCCAAGCTTCCAAAGGATACTGATTCATCAAAGAAGTCTTCCCCACCCTGCAAATCACAAATCAAACAAACCCTTTTATTTTACCACAAAAACAGAAAGTAATCTTCATCCTAACAAGTATATAACAATTTCTTCACTACCCATCATCCAATTTtcctttttagaaaaaaaaaaaatactgaatTCCTAACTTGTAATAAGAGACCAAAATTAGGGTTCAGATCACAGTCTGTAAAGTAAGATCCAGAAAGATCCGCCcaatttcaaaacataaaaccCTAAAACGGACAAATAATTCAAGCGAAAAGAGAAGGAGACGGAGGGACACAGACCCGCTGTCGCCGAGGATGATGACCTTTAAGAGCGTTCTTCTCCGAGACGGCATCGTTttgagagagaaaagggaaggatCTAAGGAATTGGGAGGTGTGAGGCGATAGCAGAGCTAGTTTTGGGTTCTGGATGTTTTTCTCTCTCacagaagagaagagaagagaagatggTCGGAGCGTTCAAGTCTTGTTAGACTTCCCTGGTCATCCCAGGCTGGAGCGGAGCTGACCTCTCCTTCTTTGTAAGCGGTTACAATAAGCCAGCGATAATGTAGattaaatatgtttttttttttttgtaagattcgaatttaaaatttcttactTACAAGAGAATAGAAATATCATTAGATTATACTACTAAGTGGcagaaatctttttttttaatacccaAATTATCCCTCTCCCATTAAGGATTtccaacaaaataagaaaaaaaagtcaCACTAAAAAATACGTAGTGGGAATGTGAGTGGTTCGTACgtccattttttaaaaaatatattttaataaaaaataaacaataaataaaaagagtcAATTGCTACCCACGTATGCTAATTCAATGTaaaaacttatttattttttaagtaattGATGTTAAGGCTGGGGGACTTGTATTCCATAATCACTCATTTGTTTGCCCTTACTAAGTGGGACTGGACTGAGCTTTAGTCGAGTCCCATGTTTGGTAGGCAAAGGGACTACGTTTAATGGGATAAAACCGAACTCGCTCAAACAAACTCCTTTGCTAAGAGTTCTTAGCGAGGACCCCCAAATTTCATGGTACTGCTAAGAGCGTCCTGCAAGAGAGACATCCTACTCCTTCACCCTCATCCTGCTCGCCATCATCTGTATCTTGCTCCCTCTCATTTGCTCCTTAAATTTCGAATCTAACGATTTTCTTCTTTGATTTTGTCTGGTAAATTATTATTGGGTTATGAAAAACTTCGTTGAACATTTCAATAATTGATCTGTGCAgttgaaaaaattatttttaggttcaaatagATATAGAATTTggggttttcaaatttcaacttttttgCGTTCTCACTATTGTTTCTTCATATGATTGACACCTCATGATCTCTAATAGTTGTCATAAAGTGGATTTGATATAAATTTCATCTGCTAGTTCTCAGTGTTTTTACCGGAGTggatttgatatatatatatatatatatatatatatatatatatgaatttcaTCTAATATTTGTTCTACCATCGTTGAATTTAATCTAATAATTGATAGGTATATAGCCTATGAGTGTATGCGTCTGTATGTATGTACatactctgtgtgtgtgtgcgcgcacaCACTCTCTTCCTTCATCTACGCATATAAGGCGAGCTGTAGAAATTTGTCGAGGATCTGCTGATGCAATGCAAGATTGGGAGTTGCTAATGGGCTAGAGTTGCAGCGAGTTTCAAACTGCCTTGATTACCGCCTAGAGCACCTAGAGCGCCTAGGCAGCCCCCTAAATCCTCCCCACCTTAAGTGAACGTTTTGGCCTAAATCGGGTAAGGGATGCACcacctaggccgatttttaAAATACTGAAGTTTAGGAACTTATTATGCAATAATTACTAATTGATTATGAATAAATGTTAATAATGTTGAAAACAGAAAACTGAATCTGtaatctaacaaaaaaaaaaaaaagttaccatCATGTGCATTTTTAGCACAACATGCCAAGAAGAGTTCCAGTGTATCTGCCATTGAAAAACATTCCATCAAGGAACAATATTGGCCTACACTATTAGAATCTTTTAATACAAACACCAAAAGAAATGAATAACCTGTCAAACCGTTCAGTACTGTTATTAAGTTCTAGAAAACAAAAGGACCCATCATTGACACGCACAAACTCATCAAGATATCTAGGCAAAAAATCCGTAAGAAAGAGCGCCTTATCACTATTATATGCAATCTACTTACCATGCCAAGCTACATAGTATTTTATATCAAGACCATTACTCTCTTTCATCCCCTCATAACCTCATTTACCTTAATCAACGAATTTGAACGAACCTTGCCAGCCAACAAAGAAGATAAAACAGAATGACCAAACATTTTATTCTCCTTTTGACGAATACATCCAGTACAAGTTGTTGCACACTAAAAATtaaatcttatttatttttttatgataaaacacCCACTAGGTTGTTGCACAATAGCGTGAACATGCCATTGACACTCCTCTGACAAATTCTTTGAGCAAATAGCAGTAACACGCTTCCAATCATCTGGTGTATTTGAAAAGAAACCCAACCTCAATAGAATATTGTGGAAGCGTTGTACAAAATTCAATTGCATCATTTTCATAACTTTGACCCTAATAAGAAGTATAAGTCTGCCACTCATTTGTTGCATAATGGTGAGGTCCATAAAAGCCATATTTGTCTAAGTATTGATTCTCATCTCCATTACAAGTTATTTGTAATGACCCGTCCCCAAAAATTACagtctttataatttttaaatgtgaatttagGGAAATGCCCTTTGAGGCAaaaatgttgacttttgttgaccgtctTGTCATGTCACGTAAGGTTTGTTCTCTTGGTGTATCCTCGTAGTATTTGTCATTACGAACATGTGGGtgcaaaaaaaatgtaatttggagttataacgaaagagttattaacaaatGAAGTCGAGggaaaaattgtaaatttattattttctggaatgctccagatttttggagtaaAATCTGGAAAGCCACATTTGTGGCCCAGATTAAAGGGAAGAAAAGTTGGGCGGTGGAGATGAAAGataaaggagaagaagaaggatgaaCGTTGCCCAATCgggagaagaaagagaagtGAGTGACCAATGGGAAAAGAGAGCAAGCAGGGAAATGAAGGAAAATGAGATAGAGGGAATCGATCGGGTTCATTCCCCTTGACCCGCACGATGACCCGACTTCCTTGGAGTTTTCCAACGGTTTTCTGTCCAATTTTTCGCCCTTCTTCAACCTTCCATCACCACCAAACCTCACATAACACCCCATCACCTAATTTTAACCAAACCCGACGAATTTTAGCCCCGATGTGGTAAGAAAACCTATCAACATGTCCGAGTGGGTCTTAGCTTTGAAGCACCATTTATGAAACAATTCCTCTCAATTTCCACCACCAATGTAATTCCCTTGAGCTCAGGAACAATGCCCAATCATTGGTTGGAGTGTCGGAGTTGATTTGACGACGAATCAAGAAACATCCAAATTCTAGGGTCTCGGCGAGTTCATGGCGATTTGAGGCTTTTCctgccaaattggacttggccacaggtataaaacttgttctactcactgagatcttcatttctgtgaagtttgagaatttttagaaatagttgatttttcctgcaAGTCAAGGTGGCCGACCACTGTGTACAGCGATGCGTGGGCTGAGGCATCCCCTGACcatcctaggctaaatttgattctccaatTCTGTACGTGAAGTCCGATTGATGAATTTTTGTCGTTTGAACTTATTCCGTTAAGGTCCGCTACTTGATTATCATAGCAATCGATGATTCGATCATTGGATCATCAGCAAACTTTGATacgttatagtacgtaatatttaaggatattagaaacttacggatcgaGAATCTGACGTATGGATTTTCTTGAATAGGATATGTAAGTTacatgttctattgataagaattctaagacgtgatttgataattgttctaggagCCGATTATTCGTGACgtctcgatattcgtgctaaGGAGTTATAgcgtctttttccttttttttttctttttttttgcttccctttttatagtgtgtgtgtgtgtgtgtgtacatacaTACCTTACAGTTTTccaatgttttaaattgattatgcaTATCATGCCATGATTTAAATGTGTTATATTTAAGTATTGCATTGTGATGAGATTTGTGGTTATGCTAAATGATCATACGGAGGTGCAGGCAAGTTCAGTGagttattatgtgattgaaatggattatatgagcatgcatatattcatttagagctcatcattgctgcacctcAGTGTTAATGCTCTTACCCCGGGCTaaggcacagccttcacgtgatgttcacctcccgcaccgcatgctcgccttggatccaagtaggtgctagCCTATCATACAAACTGCATTAAGCAGTTCCGACTcttaggtgacccgcgatttgtCGCTAGCcatcacgtgatcgtagcactagagcgtacatatttacacctagcctgtcgtacaagtcacactaggtgacttcgactcgtgtgctagcatagactGATGAGCAATTGGTCCAGTCCTacaagtcacattaggtgactccaactggCATGTTAGTGTACACTGATCTCACACCTagcttacatttattattgctgaGATATTGTGGCATGGCATGCTTCTGTATATACTGCACCTGCGCATTCATTTTTCGTACCtacgtagtattattttctggaaattgTACAGGTTTTACGGTAAGGGGTTATAAcgctttcaaaaggtttttattaaaactttattttcaggttcactcacccttatttttcgcccctccaggttctagtagtaGAGTTTTTGTACCTACGAGGATTATTAACAAATTTTGGGGTAGacgattaccttcgatggtataattctcaccctattttactgtattgtacttatgctctatcatcacgtgtgaaatgggttcataccCACTCACCGCGCACTCttgtacttaggcacttttaggtttaaatttattcacatcttcCACATCAATACACTTATGGGTTCGTCAACTTCTAGGTAtcggccaacacagcttgattcagagtcctagtggacatctggggtcggggtgtgtcattgtcTCACTTAAACAAGATGATGACTCGCTACTCATAGAAAAAAGAGACATCTAATTGTTATCATGAACATAAACCTCAATAATTGGGTTTGAAATCACATTATCCATCaataaaagtgtctaaatatcTTCATTACACTCTAATAAACAATTTATTTCACTACCATATAAGGAGTATTCCAATGAAAACCTACCAAAAgacaaactaggaaacatagAACATAATTGCCCACACAAATCTTCACAAGTAGTATGCGGTTATTGTGCCACAACTACTTCACCATTTCTATACAAACATTTCAACATCATAACAACATGCATAATATACAAACAAtaaaagagaaattaaattaaattgacatTACATAAACAATCACTATAAAAGTTAACAAATGATGAAAATTGGATATTTTGGGAGGATAAATTGATTCTCCACATATATTTTAAACAAATTGATGACAATTATTGAATATTTTGAGGGTGAGATAAACTTGTTACATCCCGGCCgggggggggcggggggggaaccacttcccgggcccgctccaccatcgtagcacaatattgtccgctttggaccccaaccacgccctcacggttttgcttctgggaactcacacgagaacttcctgatgggtcacccatcctgggaatgctcccgcgcactactcgcttaacttcggagttcccatggaacccgaagccagtgagctacCAAAacgcctcgtgctaggtagggatgagaatatacataaggatcactcccctgagcgatgtgggatgtcacaaactAATTCTCCACatatattttaaacaaaatgatTCTACATAAGCTAATTATGCATACATTTTTATGTGAAAACTAATCATACATATATCTAATGATGTTAAACTGATTATATATAAACtgattctacataaattaaaCTGATACTCTATAAAAATCAAAGcctggaaaaaaaaactgattcacTATCCATTACCCTTTTAATAAACTGATTCTGTTAGTTTATGCTAATTTTGCATAATTATATAAACTGCTTCTACATGATACATGTTCTCTCTCTTTCAATATCAAAACCTaaaaaaagaagcataaaaacacaaacaaatctagaaaaaaaaaacaaaaaaaaaaacttgatcacaaaacaaaatcgtcaaaaataaaattgtactTGCAAAAATATTAAGTTATAAAATCAaaagttgataaaaaaaaaattaatgcaaACAATCAAAACATGAAGAGCACAATTCATAAAAATCTAAATCGAAACAATACGTGAATACCACAATTCGAAAATGAACAATACAAATGAAATCTAAACAAACCTTGGAAAGCAAAATTCGAATatgaaattgttaaaaaaaaaaaaaataaacacttaaCTTCAAATAATAAAGCCCAAGCCATGATCTAAACATAAACCATCAATAACAtaatagaggaagaaagaacACAGATAAAACGAAAGGAAATtgaaggatttcaaacaagaaCAACTAAATCTAAAGCCAATACTCATGTCAGTCATGCTTTCAAATAGACGAAAGGGTAATTTCGTAACTTTAATTTTAACGGAAAAAATGCCCATGATGTCATAGTATACttgtttaaaattttgtatCTCCTCGAAATGTTAATAAGTGTTGTCTCAATATATAAGTAAGTATTAAAAGTATAttcaaaatgtaatttttttcaattaagaaaatatttaaaCCGTTCATAAAAgcttaataaaatatattacatTATTATATCTAAACAACTACTATGGTGGTGGTGCTTGTACATCTTAATCACCGCAATGCTTTGCCTTCTGGTAACGCCACTTAAAAATGTCGTCGATATAATTCATCATGTAAATATCGGTATCATCAATAATAAAGTCCGCCTATTAtgcaaaaaagaatttaaaatattaatatacatAATAgctattatataaaaaaaataatcactaAATTACTAATTGAAACATACTGATAGCTCATTCAACAAAGAATTCTTTATCTCTTTCGGCACTCTTTTCCAGACAACCACTCCATAAGACATTTGTTTTGCACCAACGATTGTATGTGATGCACAAGAGTGGAGTGCGCCTCCCTCTCATGTTTACCTCATGAAATAACAGTTGATGCACCTCCGCTGATCATTCATCAGATGCCTGACCCTGTGAGACATTCTGTTTTTGTTCTTCccttcacaaaacaaaattttacaaaACCAATCGTAAAATTCTACCGAAAAATTGGCATAACCTCTCCTAAAAGTTAAAACTTTCCCATAACCAAAGAACTTTGATACATATATTGTCCACATCCaaccaaatttatgtttttcacaatCCAACCAAGATTTACAACTAcaaactaagtaaattaataaacttttattttaattatgcaATAAATTTTTGCAACAAAAAATAATCGTAAAATTTATACAAAATTGGGTATTACCTGTCCGAGATTTCTCCTTCACAAGTCACGTGCTTTATTTTTAGATGTCTGGTCATCTGGATAAATAGCTAGAGCAGTAGCAGAATCAAATGCAACAtctacaaaattataattttcatatattCGCAAACCCACAAAATATGAGGCacgattcaaaattcaaaaaatcaatG
This genomic stretch from Pyrus communis chromosome 2, drPyrComm1.1, whole genome shotgun sequence harbors:
- the LOC137724396 gene encoding ras-related protein Rab7 is translated as MPSRRRTLLKVIILGDSGVGKTSLMNQYVNKKFSNQYKATIGADFLTKEVQFEDRLFTLQIWDTAGQERFQSLGVAFYRGADCCVLVYDVNSMKSFDNLNNWREEFLIQASPSDPENFPFVVIGNKIDVDGGNSRVVSEKKARAWCASKGNIPYYETSAKEGINVEEAFQCIAKDALKSGEEEEIYLPDTIDVGSSNQPRSTGCEC